One region of Kytococcus sedentarius DSM 20547 genomic DNA includes:
- a CDS encoding DoxX family protein: protein MIARPMLGGIFVATGMNHIKSPDYGAEVAQGFNDQVLEPVGLGADGPTLMKVHGYVSVVAGAGLALGVAPRLCALALAADVTAVNLTANRFWEQEGEERQGTQIQFMKDLAIAGGLLIASVDTAGKPGLAWRAQHAAEAAGHRADHLGTIAGLKKDIVSLQAENKALKTKAAVSGSAGKATGKAAGVTGLLGSQAKAGKKAFAAKKRKDSFIDRALDAVEDSYNTAKKKVA from the coding sequence ATGATCGCCCGCCCGATGCTCGGCGGCATCTTCGTTGCCACCGGCATGAACCACATCAAGAGCCCCGACTACGGCGCAGAGGTTGCCCAGGGCTTCAACGACCAGGTTCTGGAGCCCGTGGGTCTGGGCGCCGACGGCCCCACTCTCATGAAGGTGCACGGCTACGTCTCCGTGGTCGCCGGTGCCGGCCTGGCCCTCGGCGTGGCCCCCCGCCTGTGCGCGCTCGCGCTGGCCGCGGACGTCACCGCCGTGAACCTCACCGCCAACCGCTTCTGGGAGCAGGAGGGCGAGGAGCGCCAGGGCACGCAGATCCAGTTCATGAAGGACCTGGCCATCGCCGGTGGTCTGCTGATCGCCTCGGTGGACACCGCCGGCAAGCCGGGTCTGGCCTGGCGCGCGCAGCACGCTGCCGAGGCCGCCGGCCACCGCGCCGACCACCTGGGCACCATCGCTGGCCTGAAGAAGGACATCGTGAGCCTGCAGGCCGAGAACAAGGCCCTCAAGACCAAGGCCGCCGTCAGCGGCTCCGCGGGCAAGGCCACCGGCAAGGCCGCGGGCGTCACCGGCCTGCTGGGCAGCCAGGCCAAGGCCGGCAAGAAGGCCTTCGCCGCCAAGAAGCGCAAGGACTCCTTCATCGACCGTGCGCTGGACGCGGTCGAGGACTCCTACAACACTGCCAAGAAGAAGGTCGCCTGA
- a CDS encoding 3-phosphoshikimate 1-carboxyvinyltransferase: MSSNPTGREDHTGGTSRPAAYPAPTATGPLDATVHVPGSKSWTNRWLALAALASGPSTLHSPLDARDTRLMASALHPSDPDDATVEVDASASSQFVSALLLAGCTVHSGLTVRATGTVPSRPHIDMTCHALQQVGVVAEQRDETSWWVEGKRPDPFEVTVEPDLSSAAVFAAAAAVAGGTVTLPGWPRSTTQAGDTIRDLLTRMGARCELTEAGLRVTGGELHGIEADLSAAGELTPVVAATAALADSPSRLTGIGHLRGHETDRLAALATEINALGGEVRELPDGLEITPRPLHGGSFATYHDHRLAMAGALLGLRVPGIEVQDIATTAKTVPGFDHLWGAMLEGDT, encoded by the coding sequence ATGAGCAGCAACCCGACGGGGCGCGAGGACCACACCGGTGGCACCTCGCGCCCCGCGGCGTACCCCGCCCCCACCGCGACCGGCCCACTGGACGCCACCGTGCACGTCCCGGGCTCCAAGTCCTGGACCAACCGCTGGCTGGCCCTGGCTGCCCTGGCCAGCGGCCCCAGCACCCTGCACTCGCCCTTGGACGCCCGCGACACCCGCCTGATGGCCAGCGCCCTGCACCCCAGCGACCCCGACGACGCCACCGTCGAGGTGGACGCCAGCGCCTCCTCCCAGTTCGTCAGCGCCCTGCTGCTGGCCGGCTGCACGGTGCACTCCGGCCTGACGGTCCGGGCCACCGGCACCGTGCCGAGCCGCCCCCACATCGACATGACCTGCCACGCCCTGCAGCAGGTGGGCGTCGTGGCCGAGCAACGCGACGAGACCAGCTGGTGGGTGGAGGGCAAGCGCCCCGACCCCTTCGAGGTGACGGTGGAGCCGGACCTCTCCAGCGCCGCGGTGTTCGCCGCGGCCGCCGCCGTGGCCGGCGGCACCGTCACCCTGCCCGGGTGGCCCCGCTCCACCACGCAGGCCGGCGACACCATCCGCGACCTCCTGACCCGGATGGGGGCGCGCTGCGAGCTGACCGAGGCCGGCCTGCGCGTCACCGGCGGCGAGCTCCACGGCATCGAGGCCGACCTCTCCGCCGCAGGCGAGCTGACGCCCGTGGTCGCGGCCACGGCAGCCCTGGCGGACTCCCCCAGCCGGCTCACCGGCATCGGCCACCTGCGCGGCCACGAGACCGACCGGCTGGCCGCCCTGGCCACCGAGATCAACGCCCTGGGCGGCGAGGTGCGCGAGCTGCCCGACGGCCTGGAGATCACCCCCCGGCCGCTGCACGGGGGATCGTTCGCGACCTACCACGACCACCGGCTGGCGATGGCGGGCGCGCTGCTCGGGCTGCGCGTGCCCGGCATCGAAGTGCAGGACATCGCCACCACCGCCAAGACCGTGCCCGGGTTCGACCACCTCTGGGGCGCCATGCTGGAGGGGGACACCTGA
- the galE gene encoding UDP-glucose 4-epimerase GalE has product MRILVTGGAGYIGSHTTLLLLAEGHEVEVLDNLSNSSPVALERMGHIAGGPITFHQVDLLDRDATDQVVSRGFDAVIHFAGLKAVGESVEQPLRYYRTNLESTFNLLEAMTRHGVRQLVFSSSATVYGPDGVSPLAEDAPTGATNPYGWTKVFIEQVLRDLAAADAAWRIALLRYFNPIGAHESGLIGEDPQGIPNNLVPYIAQVAVGRREHLTVHGDDYDTVDGTGVRDYIHVDDLARGHVAALDQLARMDHPVGVWNLGTGGGVSVLQMVEAFRQVTGREIPVRVGPRRAGDLAQAFASVDKAADELGWRAEKRLAEMAADTWRWQRGNPRGYEG; this is encoded by the coding sequence ATGCGCATCCTGGTGACGGGCGGAGCCGGCTACATCGGCTCCCACACGACCCTGCTCCTGCTGGCCGAGGGCCACGAGGTGGAGGTGCTGGACAACCTGTCCAACTCCTCCCCGGTGGCCCTGGAGCGGATGGGCCACATCGCCGGCGGGCCAATCACCTTCCACCAGGTGGACCTGCTGGACCGCGACGCCACCGACCAGGTGGTCTCCCGCGGGTTCGACGCGGTCATCCACTTCGCCGGCCTGAAGGCGGTGGGGGAGAGCGTGGAGCAGCCCCTGCGCTACTACCGCACCAACCTCGAGTCAACGTTCAACCTGCTGGAGGCCATGACCCGCCACGGGGTGCGCCAGCTGGTGTTCTCGTCCTCGGCCACCGTCTACGGCCCCGATGGGGTGTCGCCCCTGGCGGAGGACGCCCCCACCGGGGCGACGAACCCGTATGGCTGGACCAAGGTCTTCATCGAGCAGGTGCTGCGCGACCTGGCCGCCGCGGACGCCGCGTGGCGGATCGCGCTGCTGCGGTACTTCAACCCCATCGGGGCCCACGAGTCCGGGCTGATCGGGGAGGACCCGCAGGGCATCCCCAACAATCTGGTGCCCTACATCGCGCAGGTGGCGGTCGGGCGCCGCGAGCACCTGACGGTTCACGGGGACGACTACGACACCGTGGACGGCACGGGGGTTCGGGACTACATCCATGTGGACGACCTGGCGCGGGGCCACGTGGCGGCGCTGGACCAGCTGGCGCGAATGGACCACCCGGTGGGCGTCTGGAACCTGGGCACCGGGGGAGGGGTCTCGGTGCTGCAGATGGTGGAGGCATTCCGCCAGGTCACCGGCCGGGAGATCCCGGTGCGGGTGGGCCCGCGCCGGGCGGGGGACCTGGCGCAGGCGTTCGCCTCGGTGGACAAGGCGGCGGACGAGCTGGGCTGGCGGGCCGAGAAGCGGCTGGCGGAGATGGCTGCCGACACCTGGCGCTGGCAGCGAGGCAACCCGCGGGGTTATGAGGGCTGA
- the pelF gene encoding GT4 family glycosyltransferase PelF — MTAPPVRVAMVTEGTYPYTTGGVSTWCDQLVQGIDVSFDLVALTGTGTEELRWELPASVRSVQQVGVWARCEPTRTRREHRRALRDVTTRMWDAVIAPSDGRTDEFDAAIADWLELARETSVSALLTREGSLGGLLDAWNRHAGDLPPLSVAEAARACGLVDRTLALADTRLADDIDVVHATGSGPTSLVAMAHEARTGARWLLTEHGVQLRERYLAAADESSWSVRRAVTSFHRHLAGLACRRADRLLPVTEFNARWERRLGAPASAIRVIHNGVEVDRYPVIEREPEVPTTAFVGRIDPLKDLATLIRAHALVRQRVPDARLRLFGPLNDANREYAASLEQVVDELGVGDSVTFEGASPGSRPGFETGHVVAMSSISEGLPFGLIEAMMCGRATVSTDVGGVSDCVDEEQTVGALVPARDPQALADELAHLLTDHEARHTMGRRAAVWARERFDLRQCLEAYHEEYLHAAETRTR; from the coding sequence GTGACCGCGCCGCCCGTGCGGGTGGCGATGGTCACGGAGGGCACCTATCCCTACACGACCGGCGGCGTCAGCACGTGGTGTGACCAGCTGGTGCAGGGCATCGACGTGTCCTTCGACCTGGTCGCCCTGACCGGGACGGGGACCGAGGAGCTGCGGTGGGAGCTGCCGGCCTCGGTCCGGAGCGTGCAGCAGGTGGGCGTGTGGGCACGCTGCGAACCCACACGCACCCGACGGGAGCACCGCCGGGCCCTGCGGGACGTCACCACCCGGATGTGGGATGCGGTCATCGCGCCCTCCGACGGGCGCACCGACGAGTTCGACGCCGCGATCGCGGACTGGCTCGAGCTGGCCCGGGAGACGTCGGTGAGCGCGCTGCTCACCCGCGAGGGGTCCCTGGGCGGGCTTCTGGATGCCTGGAACCGGCACGCCGGGGACCTGCCGCCCCTCTCGGTGGCCGAGGCCGCACGCGCCTGCGGCCTGGTGGACCGCACCCTGGCCCTGGCCGACACGCGGCTGGCCGACGACATCGACGTCGTCCACGCCACCGGCAGCGGCCCCACCTCGCTGGTGGCGATGGCGCACGAGGCCCGCACCGGTGCCCGGTGGCTGCTCACCGAGCACGGGGTGCAGCTGCGGGAGCGCTACCTGGCGGCCGCGGACGAGAGCAGCTGGTCGGTCCGCCGGGCCGTCACCTCCTTCCACCGGCATCTGGCGGGGCTGGCCTGCCGACGGGCCGACCGGTTGCTGCCGGTCACCGAGTTCAACGCGCGGTGGGAACGGCGCCTTGGGGCCCCGGCGTCCGCCATCCGGGTCATCCACAACGGGGTGGAGGTGGACCGGTACCCCGTGATCGAGCGCGAGCCGGAGGTGCCCACCACGGCCTTCGTCGGCCGCATCGACCCGCTGAAGGACCTGGCCACCCTGATCCGGGCCCACGCCCTGGTGCGCCAGCGGGTGCCGGACGCACGGCTGCGGCTGTTCGGCCCGCTGAACGACGCCAACCGTGAGTACGCCGCCAGCCTGGAGCAGGTGGTGGACGAGCTGGGGGTGGGCGACAGCGTGACCTTCGAGGGGGCCTCCCCCGGCAGCCGCCCCGGCTTCGAGACCGGCCACGTAGTGGCCATGTCCAGCATCAGCGAGGGCCTGCCCTTCGGCCTCATTGAGGCGATGATGTGCGGCCGCGCCACCGTCTCCACCGACGTCGGCGGGGTGTCCGACTGCGTGGACGAGGAACAGACCGTCGGGGCGCTGGTCCCGGCCCGTGACCCGCAGGCCCTGGCCGACGAGCTGGCCCACCTGCTGACCGACCACGAGGCGCGCCACACGATGGGGCGCCGCGCCGCGGTGTGGGCGCGCGAGCGCTTCGACCTGCGCCAGTGCCTGGAGGCCTACCACGAGGAGTACCTGCACGCAGCCGAGACCCGGACCCGCTGA
- a CDS encoding spherulation-specific family 4 protein — protein MTTPEHVRVPRPAPGWPLYAHPVTHPAVWERATAMAASWRQWGDGLVVVNVHDGPGDQRSWQAYQPALCALTTAAPAPCIAGYVHTGWGRRAVEAVLADAATWQQRDGLRTLMLDEWCSGDEHPEQVDRSLRLLELLRPDWERVVVNPGRRLAPGYARRLDGLVDAACTAEESGSAMPPEPEPGHLPDGALRWTLVHSAPQGRAVPGVLGADLAWCTASAPPHPWDGSGSATAP, from the coding sequence GTGACCACGCCAGAGCACGTCCGGGTGCCCCGCCCCGCGCCGGGGTGGCCGCTGTACGCCCACCCCGTCACCCACCCCGCCGTGTGGGAGCGCGCCACCGCGATGGCGGCCAGCTGGCGGCAGTGGGGCGACGGCCTGGTGGTCGTCAACGTCCACGACGGTCCCGGTGACCAGCGGTCGTGGCAGGCCTACCAGCCCGCCCTCTGTGCTCTCACGACGGCGGCCCCCGCCCCCTGCATCGCGGGGTACGTGCACACCGGATGGGGGCGGCGAGCCGTCGAGGCGGTGCTGGCGGACGCCGCCACCTGGCAACAGCGTGACGGGCTGCGCACGCTCATGCTGGACGAGTGGTGCAGCGGCGACGAGCACCCCGAGCAGGTGGACCGCTCGCTGCGCCTGCTCGAGCTCCTGCGGCCCGACTGGGAGCGGGTGGTGGTCAACCCCGGGCGCCGGTTGGCCCCCGGGTACGCCCGCCGCCTGGACGGCCTGGTGGACGCCGCCTGCACCGCCGAGGAATCCGGCAGCGCCATGCCGCCGGAGCCGGAGCCGGGTCACCTGCCGGACGGTGCCCTGCGGTGGACCCTGGTGCACTCGGCCCCGCAGGGACGTGCGGTCCCCGGCGTGCTCGGGGCGGACCTGGCGTGGTGCACCGCCTCAGCCCCACCCCACCCCTGGGACGGCAGCGGCTCCGCCACGGCGCCGTGA
- a CDS encoding iron-containing redox enzyme family protein, translating to MLALWTLQGLAYHGFDGVGGRWEVDYRLVHLRVALEDALERALRPLIEPAVARHLAAAREDLATTLFALPDAEFTDAPSLAVRARRSLTLEQWREVLVLKSAYQLKEADPHTFALPRLPMPAKLAMLEIQVDEYGNCRAEDVHSGLFARAMTAVGLDPTYGAYVDAWPAPVLAANVALGWWASRRDWAGAVAGHLAMIETTSSLPCQQYVAGARRLGLDREAWAYFDEHVEADAAHEQVAIRQMCPAVVEAEGPERMLFGFLAGLYLDGEVGRHAIEQWDAGRSALHEAAPALAAAGAA from the coding sequence TTGCTGGCCCTGTGGACCCTGCAGGGGCTGGCGTACCACGGTTTCGACGGCGTCGGCGGTCGGTGGGAGGTGGACTACCGCCTCGTGCACCTGCGGGTGGCCCTGGAGGACGCCCTCGAGCGGGCGTTGCGCCCCCTCATCGAGCCAGCCGTGGCCCGGCACCTGGCCGCGGCGCGGGAGGACCTCGCGACAACACTGTTCGCCCTGCCCGACGCCGAGTTCACCGACGCGCCCTCGCTGGCGGTCCGGGCCCGGCGCTCGCTGACCCTGGAGCAGTGGCGGGAGGTGCTGGTCCTGAAGTCCGCCTACCAGCTCAAGGAGGCCGACCCGCACACCTTCGCCCTGCCGCGCCTGCCGATGCCGGCCAAGCTGGCGATGTTGGAGATCCAGGTCGACGAGTACGGCAACTGCCGCGCCGAGGACGTGCATTCGGGGCTGTTCGCCCGGGCGATGACCGCCGTCGGGCTGGACCCCACCTACGGCGCCTACGTGGATGCCTGGCCCGCCCCGGTGCTCGCGGCCAACGTCGCCCTCGGGTGGTGGGCCTCCCGGCGTGACTGGGCCGGGGCCGTGGCGGGGCACCTGGCCATGATCGAGACGACCAGCTCGCTGCCCTGCCAGCAGTACGTGGCCGGTGCCCGACGGCTGGGGCTAGACCGGGAGGCGTGGGCGTACTTCGACGAGCACGTGGAGGCCGACGCCGCCCACGAGCAGGTCGCGATCCGGCAGATGTGCCCCGCCGTCGTGGAGGCCGAGGGGCCGGAGCGGATGCTGTTCGGGTTCCTCGCCGGCCTGTACCTCGACGGGGAGGTGGGGCGTCACGCCATCGAGCAGTGGGATGCGGGGCGCAGCGCCCTGCACGAGGCGGCCCCCGCGCTGGCTGCCGCGGGAGCCGCGTGA
- a CDS encoding CDGSH iron-sulfur domain-containing protein, with product MSDPADLPVQALPAGSVEVTECPGGPALLRGATHVVDAAGETHPVTRPVVAVCRCESSGRLPWCDGTHKLLGAPSRP from the coding sequence GTGAGCGACCCCGCCGACCTGCCGGTCCAGGCCCTACCGGCAGGGTCGGTGGAGGTGACCGAGTGCCCCGGCGGGCCGGCGCTGCTGCGCGGCGCCACCCACGTGGTCGACGCGGCGGGTGAGACGCACCCGGTCACGCGCCCCGTCGTCGCGGTGTGCCGGTGCGAGTCCTCTGGCAGGCTCCCCTGGTGCGACGGGACGCACAAGCTGCTCGGCGCGCCGTCTCGCCCGTGA
- a CDS encoding DoxX family protein yields the protein MDPIRMIARPMLGGIFVATGMNHIKNPDYGAEVAQGFNDQVLEPVGLGADGPTLMKVHGYVSVVAGAGLALGVAPRLCALALAADVTAVNLTANRFWEQEGEERQGTQIQFLKDLAIAGGLLIASVDTKGKPGLAWRAQHAAEAAGHRADHLGTIAGLKKDIAGLQAENKALKAKAAVSGSAGKATGKAAGVTGLLGSQAKAGKKAFAAKKRKDSFIDRALDAVEDSYNTAKKKVA from the coding sequence ATGGACCCCATCCGTATGATCGCCCGCCCGATGCTCGGCGGCATCTTCGTCGCCACCGGCATGAACCACATCAAGAACCCCGACTACGGCGCAGAGGTTGCCCAGGGCTTCAACGACCAGGTTCTGGAGCCCGTGGGTCTGGGCGCCGACGGCCCCACTCTCATGAAGGTGCACGGCTACGTCTCCGTGGTCGCCGGTGCCGGTCTGGCCCTCGGCGTGGCCCCCCGCCTGTGCGCGCTCGCGCTCGCCGCGGACGTCACCGCCGTGAACCTCACCGCCAACCGCTTCTGGGAGCAGGAGGGCGAGGAGCGCCAGGGCACGCAGATCCAGTTCCTGAAGGACCTGGCCATCGCCGGTGGTCTGCTGATCGCCTCGGTGGACACCAAGGGCAAGCCGGGTCTGGCCTGGCGCGCGCAGCACGCTGCCGAGGCCGCCGGCCACCGCGCCGACCACCTGGGCACCATCGCCGGCCTGAAGAAGGACATCGCGGGCCTGCAGGCCGAGAACAAGGCCCTCAAGGCCAAGGCCGCCGTGAGCGGCTCCGCGGGCAAGGCCACCGGCAAGGCCGCGGGCGTCACCGGCCTGCTGGGCAGCCAGGCCAAGGCCGGCAAGAAGGCCTTCGCCGCCAAGAAGCGCAAGGACTCCTTCATCGACCGTGCGCTGGACGCCGTCGAGGACTCCTACAACACTGCCAAGAAGAAGGTCGCCTGA
- the aroA gene encoding 3-phosphoshikimate 1-carboxyvinyltransferase — MSSNPTGREDHTGGSSRPAAYPAPTATGPLDATVHVPGSKSWTNRWLALAALASGPSTLHSPLDARDTRLMAGALRAFGHDVRIDAGSTGAAWRVTPAHRWHAPAEPIDCGLAGTVLRFLVPLASLAHGPVTFTGDERLGHRPLEPLLDAVRSLGLTVSTGLHGHAGRTADRADSTATGAGVLPLLMAGALHPSDPDDATVEVDASASSQFVSALLLAGCTVHSGLTVRATGTVPSRPHIDMTCHALQQVGVVAEQRDETSWWVEGKRPDPFEVTVEPDLSSAAVFAAAAAVAGGTVTLPGWPRSTTQAGDTIRDLLTRMGAHCELTDAGLRVTGGELHGIEADLSAAGELTPVVAATAALADSPSRLTGIGHLRGHETDRLAALATEINALGGEVRELPDGLEITPRPLHRGSFATYHDHRLAMAGALLGLRVPGIEVQDIDTTAKTVPGFDRLWESMLGMSAGQGSEPMLGGDA; from the coding sequence ATGAGCAGCAACCCGACGGGGCGCGAGGACCACACCGGTGGCAGCTCGCGCCCCGCGGCGTACCCCGCCCCCACCGCGACCGGCCCACTGGACGCCACCGTGCACGTCCCGGGCTCCAAGTCCTGGACCAACCGCTGGCTCGCCCTGGCCGCCCTGGCCAGCGGCCCCAGCACCCTGCACTCCCCCCTGGACGCCCGCGACACCCGCCTGATGGCCGGCGCCCTGCGCGCCTTCGGCCACGACGTCCGGATCGATGCGGGCAGCACCGGCGCCGCCTGGCGGGTCACCCCCGCACACCGCTGGCACGCGCCGGCCGAGCCCATCGACTGCGGCCTGGCCGGCACCGTCCTGCGCTTCCTGGTGCCGCTGGCCTCACTGGCCCACGGCCCGGTCACCTTCACCGGTGACGAGCGCCTCGGCCACCGCCCCCTGGAACCCCTGCTCGATGCGGTGCGCTCCCTGGGCCTGACCGTCAGCACCGGGCTGCACGGCCACGCCGGCCGCACGGCGGACCGGGCCGATTCCACCGCCACCGGGGCCGGCGTCCTGCCGCTGCTGATGGCCGGCGCCCTGCACCCCAGCGACCCCGACGACGCCACCGTGGAGGTGGACGCCAGCGCCTCCTCCCAGTTCGTCAGCGCCCTGCTGCTGGCCGGCTGCACCGTGCACTCCGGCCTGACGGTCCGGGCCACCGGCACCGTGCCGAGCCGCCCCCACATCGACATGACCTGCCACGCCCTGCAGCAGGTGGGCGTCGTGGCCGAGCAACGCGACGAGACCAGCTGGTGGGTGGAGGGCAAGCGCCCCGACCCCTTCGAGGTGACGGTGGAGCCGGACCTCTCCAGCGCGGCCGTGTTCGCCGCGGCCGCCGCCGTGGCCGGCGGCACCGTCACCCTGCCCGGGTGGCCCCGCTCCACCACCCAGGCCGGCGACACCATCCGCGACCTCCTGACCCGGATGGGGGCGCACTGCGAGCTGACCGACGCCGGCCTGCGCGTCACCGGCGGCGAGCTCCACGGCATCGAGGCCGACCTCTCCGCCGCGGGCGAGCTGACGCCCGTGGTCGCGGCCACGGCAGCCCTGGCGGACTCCCCCAGCCGGCTCACCGGCATCGGCCACCTGCGCGGCCACGAGACCGACCGGCTGGCCGCCCTGGCCACCGAGATCAACGCCCTGGGCGGCGAGGTACGCGAGCTGCCCGACGGGCTGGAGATCACCCCCCGGCCGCTGCACAGGGGTTCGTTCGCGACCTACCACGACCACCGGCTGGCGATGGCGGGCGCGCTACTCGGGCTGCGCGTGCCCGGCATCGAGGTGCAGGACATTGACACCACCGCCAAGACCGTGCCCGGGTTCGACCGCCTCTGGGAGTCCATGCTGGGCATGAGCGCAGGGCAGGGCTCGGAGCCGATGCTGGGCGGGGACGCCTGA
- the rsgA gene encoding ribosome small subunit-dependent GTPase A, which yields MARNLATYSEADVKMRPNKRGSRPRTKQRPAHSDAATGQVLAVDRGRFDVLVDEVRVRAMKARELGRKGIVVGDQVSLVGDVSGDPDALARIVRREARETLLRRTADDTDPVERVLVANVSRMLIVTAAADPEPRPRLIDRCLVAAWEAGIEPVLVITKADLADPAELLAQYAALDVPTVVVARAGEDPHVGLAAVHELVADRWTVLVGHSGVGKSTLVNELVPGAGRAVGGVNDTTGRGRHTSTSAVALELPDGGWVVDTPGIRSFGLAHVDPEALVGLFPDLAPGTEECPRGCPHEGVDDCGLDGWVAAGNAGPGGAQRLDSLRRLLRARGGEDPGS from the coding sequence ATGGCACGCAACCTGGCCACCTACTCCGAGGCCGACGTGAAGATGCGCCCCAACAAGCGCGGCTCGCGCCCCCGCACCAAGCAGCGCCCGGCGCACTCCGATGCCGCGACCGGGCAGGTGCTGGCCGTCGACCGGGGGCGCTTCGACGTGCTGGTCGATGAGGTGCGCGTGCGGGCCATGAAGGCCCGCGAACTGGGCCGCAAGGGAATCGTCGTCGGCGACCAGGTGTCGCTGGTGGGGGACGTCTCGGGAGACCCGGACGCGCTCGCCCGGATCGTGCGCCGCGAGGCCCGCGAGACGCTGCTGCGCCGCACCGCCGACGACACCGACCCGGTGGAGCGCGTGCTGGTCGCGAACGTCTCGCGCATGCTGATCGTGACCGCCGCGGCCGACCCGGAGCCGCGCCCGCGCCTCATCGACCGTTGCCTGGTGGCCGCCTGGGAGGCCGGCATCGAGCCGGTGCTGGTGATCACCAAGGCCGACCTCGCCGACCCCGCCGAGCTGCTGGCGCAGTACGCGGCGCTGGACGTGCCCACCGTGGTGGTCGCGCGCGCCGGGGAGGACCCACACGTGGGGCTCGCCGCGGTGCACGAGCTGGTGGCCGACCGGTGGACCGTGCTGGTGGGGCACTCCGGGGTGGGCAAGTCGACCCTGGTGAACGAGCTGGTGCCCGGTGCGGGGCGCGCCGTGGGCGGGGTGAACGACACCACCGGCCGCGGGCGGCACACGAGCACCTCCGCGGTGGCCCTGGAGCTGCCGGACGGTGGCTGGGTGGTGGACACCCCCGGCATCCGGTCGTTCGGGCTGGCGCACGTGGACCCCGAGGCGCTGGTGGGGCTGTTCCCCGACCTGGCGCCGGGCACCGAGGAGTGCCCCCGAGGGTGCCCCCACGAGGGCGTGGACGACTGCGGGCTGGACGGCTGGGTGGCCGCGGGGAATGCCGGCCCCGGCGGGGCACAGCGACTGGACTCGCTGCGGCGGCTGCTGCGCGCCCGCGGCGGCGAGGACCCCGGGAGTTAG